The Polypterus senegalus isolate Bchr_013 unplaced genomic scaffold, ASM1683550v1 scaffold_5188, whole genome shotgun sequence genome segment AGGTGGCCAGACTAGAATTCGGCCACTGTGGAGACACTATTTCACCAATACGCAGGGTCTGATGTTTGTGGTGGATAGCGCTGACCCTGAACGCTTTGCAGAGGCTCAGGAAGAGCTGCAGTGTGTCCTGGAGCAACAGGAATTGAGAAGGGTGCCCCTCGTCATTCTGGCCAACAAGCAGGACCTGCCAGGGGCCCGGCGGCCTGATGAGCTTGTGGAGAAGATGGGGCTGAGGAAGATAATGGATCACGAGTGGCATGTCCAGGGGTGCTGTGCGGTGAGTGGGGCCGGGATCATGGAGGCCGTACAGCACTTGACAGATATGATCAAGAGAAACCAGATAGAGAGGCACTAATAATG includes the following:
- the LOC120521638 gene encoding ADP-ribosylation factor 1-like, which encodes MGILLAKIYQSLYGLQARILMLGLDAAGKTTILYKLKLNETVSTIPTIGFNVETVEPIRGVSFTVWDVGGQTRIRPLWRHYFTNTQGLMFVVDSADPERFAEAQEELQCVLEQQELRRVPLVILANKQDLPGARRPDELVEKMGLRKIMDHEWHVQGCCAVSGAGIMEAVQHLTDMIKRNQIERH